In one Dermatophagoides farinae isolate YC_2012a chromosome 4, ASM2471394v1, whole genome shotgun sequence genomic region, the following are encoded:
- the kra gene encoding basic leucine zipper and W2 domain-containing protein kra: MNQKAERPTLQGQRIKTRKRDEKEKFDPQGFRDSIILGIKETNGDLDQLSKFLDISGSKLDYRRYGESLCDILIAGGLLAPGGSILTDNEPEQTYTEYSVFGRPSDDESVKQFVSLVFVRLIRRYKYLEKSLEEDLKKIVVFLRAFTADDRLKLAKLFAYLLASGHISVAPLKKLLEQDLLIKEGFGFEFLLQVLQSWQNEKDASTVWTALRKSGLDSKLLDFLPKSKRNQDTFSKSMLEYGLQQLLAYQEAQRVETLKKELSQEIQNQINENGSTPKELIGIVKDYMTEYSLTETEVIVILWNTLMSMVEWNKKEELVADQAMKHLRVYIPLFAEFTKTNKAEMSLMLRIQDYCYENMNFLKAFQKIIFLFYKNDVISEDVILRWYKKDHLSKGKSIFLEQMKKFIDWLMNAEEEESEEE; encoded by the exons ATGAATCAAAAAGCAGAGAGACCAACACTCCAAGGTCAACGAATTAAGACCAGAAAAAGAg atgaaaaagagaaattcGATCCACAAGGATTCCGTGATTCGATTATACTTGGCATCAAAGAAACAAACGGCGATCTTGATCAGCTTTCAAAATTTCTCGACATCTCTGGATCAAAATTAGATTATCGTCGTTACGGTGAATCATTGTGTGACATATTGATTGCTGGCGGCCTACTAGCACCCGGTGGATCAATATTGACCGATAACGAGCCTGAACAAACCTACACCGAATATTCGGTATTTGGACGACCATCTGATGACGAATCAGTGAaacaatttgtttcattagtATTTGTTCGTCTTATACGGCGATATAAGTATCTGGAAAAATCATTGGAAGAAGATTTGAAAAAGATTGTTGTCTTTTTACGTGCATTTACCGCCGATGATCGTCTTAAATTGGCTAAATTATTTGCCTATCTATTGGCATCTGGTCATATTTCGGTCGcaccattgaaaaaattgcttGAACAAGACCTGTTGATCAAAGAAGGTTTTGGATTTGAATTCCTTTTGCAAGTATTGCAAAGTTGGCAAAATGAGAAAGATGCATCCACAGTGTGGACTGCTTTACGAAAATCGGGATTGGATTCCAAATTGTTGGATTTTCTGCCAAAATCCAAACGTAATCAGGATACATTCAGTAAATCAATGCTTGAATATGGATTACAACAATTGTTGGCATATCAAGAGGCACAACGAGTGGAAACGTTGAAGAAAGAATTATCGCAAgagattcaaaatcaaatcaatgaaaatggttcAACACCCAAAGAATTGATCGGTATCGTTAAAGATTATATGACAGAATATTCATTGACAGAAACTGAAGTAATTGTTATTTTATGGAATACTCTCATGAGTATGGTTGAATGGAATAAGAAAGAAGAATTGGTTGCCGATCAAGCTATGAAACATTTACGGGTCTATATACCATTATTTGCTGAATTTACTAAAACTAACAAGGCTGAAATGTCATTAATGTTACGTATACAGGATTATTGTtatgaaaatatgaattttttgaaagcatttcaaaaaattatatttctATTCTATAAGAATGATGTAATCAGTGAAGATGTCATTCTTCGTTGGTATAAAAAAGATCATTTATCAAAAGGTAAAAGTATCTTTCTTGagcagatgaaaaaatttattgattggcTTATGAATGCCGAAGAAG aAGAATCtgaagaagaataa